A part of Variovorax sp. HW608 genomic DNA contains:
- a CDS encoding NUDIX domain-containing protein — translation MNAQRKHTEVAVGILIRGDDALLLSTRPEGKPYAGYWEFPGGKIEAGETVEEALRRELHEELGITIAGADVWKVTEHDYPHALVRLHWCKVTDWSGDFEMREGQAMCWQQLPLDVSPVLPGALPVLAWLAEERGLPADAVVTPAA, via the coding sequence ATGAATGCGCAGCGCAAGCATACGGAGGTCGCGGTCGGCATCCTCATTCGCGGGGACGACGCACTGCTGCTTTCCACCCGGCCCGAAGGCAAACCTTACGCGGGCTACTGGGAGTTCCCGGGCGGAAAGATCGAAGCCGGTGAAACAGTCGAAGAGGCGCTGCGGCGCGAACTGCACGAGGAGCTCGGCATCACGATCGCCGGCGCCGACGTGTGGAAGGTGACCGAGCACGACTATCCCCATGCCCTGGTCCGCCTGCACTGGTGCAAGGTGACCGACTGGTCCGGTGATTTCGAGATGCGCGAGGGACAGGCGATGTGTTGGCAGCAGTTGCCGCTCGATGTGTCGCCGGTGCTGCCGGGCGCGCTCCCGGTGCTGGCGTGGCTGGCCGAAGAGCGTGGGCTGCCGGCGGATGCGGTCGTCACGCCGGCGGCGTAG
- a CDS encoding ATP-binding protein, giving the protein MNEKFERLIERAEQLIGRIESILPQPLAAPADWNASIAWRYRRRSSGHGTLEPVRHVASMPLDALKEIDAQKEKIERNTRQFVEGKPANNVLLTGARGTGKSSLIRACLHAYAPQGLRLIEVDKAELTDLPDIVEVVSNRPEKFIVFSDDLSFDEGEPGYKALKSILDGSVAAATPNVLIYATSNRRHLLPEYMKENLSYTHTEDGEVHPGEVIEEKISLSERFGLWVSFYPFTQNEYLTIVAQWLSSFGVDEKAIEAARAEALVWALERGSRSGRVAYQFARDYAGRS; this is encoded by the coding sequence ATGAATGAAAAGTTCGAACGCCTGATCGAGCGCGCCGAGCAACTGATCGGCCGGATCGAATCGATTCTTCCGCAGCCATTGGCCGCGCCGGCGGATTGGAATGCCTCCATCGCCTGGCGCTATCGCCGCCGCAGTTCGGGCCACGGGACGCTGGAGCCGGTCCGGCATGTGGCGTCGATGCCGCTCGATGCATTGAAGGAGATCGACGCCCAGAAAGAGAAGATCGAACGCAACACCCGCCAGTTCGTCGAAGGCAAGCCGGCCAACAACGTGCTCTTGACCGGCGCGCGTGGCACCGGCAAGTCGTCGTTGATCCGGGCCTGCCTTCACGCCTACGCGCCCCAGGGTTTGCGTCTGATCGAGGTCGACAAGGCCGAGCTCACCGATCTGCCGGACATCGTCGAGGTGGTTTCCAACCGGCCCGAGAAATTCATCGTCTTCAGCGACGACCTGAGCTTCGACGAGGGCGAACCCGGCTACAAGGCGCTCAAGTCGATCCTCGACGGTTCTGTGGCCGCGGCGACGCCGAATGTGCTGATCTACGCGACCAGCAATCGGCGCCATCTGCTGCCCGAGTACATGAAGGAGAACCTCAGCTACACCCACACCGAGGACGGCGAGGTCCATCCTGGCGAGGTGATCGAGGAAAAGATCTCCCTGTCCGAGCGCTTCGGGCTTTGGGTGAGCTTCTATCCGTTCACGCAGAACGAATACCTGACGATCGTTGCGCAGTGGTTGTCTTCGTTCGGTGTCGACGAGAAGGCGATCGAAGCGGCGAGGGCCGAAGCGCTGGTGTGGGCGCTCGAGCGCGGATCGCGCAGCGGGCGCGTGGCCTACCAGTTCGCCCGTGACTATGCGGGACGCAGCTGA
- a CDS encoding DNA gyrase inhibitor YacG, with protein MSTSPPIGERIVKCPACGKDSVYAASNPYRPFCSARCKGIDLGAWASEEFRVPAESPPDDDPFGDPKRQ; from the coding sequence ATGAGCACGTCCCCTCCGATCGGCGAACGCATCGTCAAGTGCCCTGCGTGCGGGAAGGACAGCGTCTACGCCGCCAGCAACCCCTACCGGCCTTTCTGCAGTGCACGCTGCAAGGGCATCGACCTGGGCGCCTGGGCCAGCGAGGAATTCAGGGTGCCCGCGGAGTCACCGCCGGACGATGATCCGTTCGGCGATCCGAAACGCCAGTAA
- the argJ gene encoding bifunctional glutamate N-acetyltransferase/amino-acid acetyltransferase ArgJ, which translates to MPVNLSAPDPAALHAVPGIRIGVAEAGVRKANRKDLTVVLIDEGAAVGGVFTQNRFCAAPVQVCRDHLARNLGIRAMLINTGNANAGTGEDGLARTRATCIALARRLNLAPEQILPFSTGVIMEQLPIDRIEAGLPAALADASPTHWARAAEGIMTTDTVPKAFSQQVPIDGATVTITGISKGAGMIRPNMATMLGFMATDAKIDPSLIQPLSKALADASFNRVTIDGDTSTNDSFVVIATQKAAHPTITSLESAAGQALLQAMQNVARQLAQAIVRDGEGATKFITVRVEGGRDEAECRQVAYAVAHSPLVKTAFYASDPNLGRILAAVGYAGIADLDQTGIDLFLDEVHVAVRGGRNPSYREEDGQRVMKQSEITVRIALGRGNAADTVWTCDLSHDYVSINADYRS; encoded by the coding sequence ATGCCCGTGAATCTCTCTGCTCCCGATCCCGCCGCGCTGCATGCGGTGCCGGGTATTCGTATCGGCGTCGCCGAAGCCGGTGTGCGCAAGGCCAACCGCAAGGACCTCACGGTGGTGCTGATCGACGAAGGCGCCGCCGTCGGTGGCGTGTTCACGCAGAACCGCTTTTGCGCCGCGCCGGTGCAGGTCTGCCGCGATCATCTGGCCCGCAATCTCGGCATCCGCGCGATGCTGATCAACACCGGCAATGCGAACGCGGGAACCGGCGAAGACGGCCTGGCGCGCACGCGGGCGACCTGCATCGCGCTGGCACGCAGGCTGAACCTGGCGCCTGAGCAGATCCTGCCGTTTTCCACCGGCGTGATCATGGAGCAGCTGCCGATCGATCGCATCGAAGCCGGATTGCCGGCGGCGCTCGCCGATGCATCGCCCACTCACTGGGCGCGAGCCGCCGAGGGCATCATGACCACGGACACCGTGCCCAAGGCCTTCAGCCAGCAGGTGCCGATCGACGGCGCGACCGTCACCATCACCGGCATCAGCAAGGGCGCCGGCATGATCCGTCCGAACATGGCCACCATGCTCGGCTTCATGGCGACGGATGCGAAGATCGATCCGTCCCTGATCCAGCCGCTATCCAAGGCGCTGGCGGACGCGTCGTTCAATCGCGTCACGATCGACGGCGACACGTCGACCAACGATTCCTTCGTCGTCATCGCCACGCAGAAGGCGGCGCACCCGACGATCACCTCGCTCGAATCCGCCGCCGGCCAGGCGCTGCTGCAGGCCATGCAGAACGTGGCGCGCCAGCTCGCGCAGGCGATCGTGCGTGACGGCGAAGGGGCGACCAAGTTCATCACCGTCCGCGTCGAGGGCGGCCGCGACGAAGCCGAGTGCCGGCAGGTCGCATATGCCGTGGCGCATTCGCCGCTGGTGAAGACCGCGTTCTATGCGAGCGACCCGAACCTGGGCCGCATCCTCGCGGCCGTCGGCTACGCCGGCATCGCGGACCTCGATCAGACGGGCATCGACCTCTTCCTGGACGAGGTGCACGTGGCGGTGAGGGGCGGCCGCAATCCGTCCTATCGCGAGGAAGACGGGCAGCGCGTGATGAAGCAGAGCGAGATCACCGTTCGCATCGCGCTCGGTCGCGGCAACGCGGCGGACACCGTCTGGACCTGCGACCTGAGCCACGACTACGTGTCGATCAACGCCGACTACAGATCATGA